In Capsicum annuum cultivar UCD-10X-F1 chromosome 7, UCD10Xv1.1, whole genome shotgun sequence, one genomic interval encodes:
- the LOC107878104 gene encoding phytochrome C, protein MSSSSTTNKTNCSRGSSARSRHGARVIAQTSVDAKLHVEFEDSEQLFDYSNSVSLSNSTSNVPSSTVSAYLQKMQRGSLIQPFGCMIAIDEHSFAVIAYSENAPEMLDLIPHAVPTIEQQEALTFGTDVRTLFRSSGASALEKAASFGELSLLNPILVHCKNSGKPFYAILHRIDVGLVIDLEPVNPDDVPVTTAGALKSYKLAAKAIAKLQSLPSGDISLLCDVLVREVNHLTGYDRVMVYKFHEDEHGEVVAECRMPELEPYLGLHYPATDIPQASRFLFMKNKVRMICDCSAPPIRVLQDPKLSQSLSLGGSALRAPHGCHAQYMTNMGTIASMAMSVMINEEDDELDSDQQMGRKLWGLVVCHHSCPRFLPFPLRYACEFLVQVFSVQINKEVEVAAQLREKQILRTQTVLCDMLLRYAPLGIVTQSPNVMDLVRCDGAALYYRNKLWLLGVTPTESQIRDLAEWLYESHGDSTGLNTDSLMDAGYPGASVLGDAVCGMAAVKITSKDFLFWFRSHTAKEIKWGGAKHVPGDEDEGRKMHPRSSFKAFLEVVKRRSLPWEDVEMDAIHSLQLILRGSLQDEVDDCSKMIVNVPAVDTSIDRVDELRIVTNEMVRLIETALIPILAVDTSGHINGWNSKVSELTGLPVEKALGVPLVDLVIDGTTSAIKGVLSLALQGKEEKNIEIKLRTFGPQGNVESITIVANACCSRDVKQNIVGVCFIGQDVTGLNLIKDKYSRIQGDYVGIVRSPSPLIPPIFVMDEHGRCVEWNDAMHKLTALKREEVIDQMLLGEVFTINNFGCRVKDQDTLTKLRILLNRVISGEEGEKLFFGLFNKQGKYIEALISANKRVDADGRITGVLCFLHVPSPELQYAMHVQKMSEQAAENSLKKLAYVRLELKNPLNGINCIQDLLKSSDLSKEQKHLLKTSTMCQEQIAKIIDDTDIESIEECYMEINSCEFNLGEVVTVVINQVMILSQERKVQVTWDSPVEVSQLYLIGDNLRLQQVLSDFLTTAILFTLPFEDSSVHLRVIPRKERIGTRMHVMHLEFRITHPAPGVPEELIQHMFHYNQNISREGLGLYISQKLVKIMDGNVQYLREAERSSFIIFVEFPLI, encoded by the exons ATGTCTTCTAGTTCTACAACAAACAAGACTAATTGCTCGAGGGGGAGTTCAGCGCGATCTAGGCATGGTGCTAGAGTTATTGCTCAGACCTCAGTTGATGCAAAGCTCCATGTGGAGTTTGAGGACTCTGAGCAACTGTTTGATTACTCTAATTCAGTTAGCTTGTCTAATTCCACTAGCAATGTCCCATCTTCAACTGTATCTGCTTATCTCCAGAAAATGCAAAGGGGAAGTCTAATTCAGCCATTTGGCTGTATGATTGCCATCGATGAGCACAGCTTTGCTGTCATAGCGTATAGTGAAAATGCACCAGAAATGTTGGACTTGATACCTCATGCAGTTCCGACCATCGAACAGCAAGAGGCTCTGACCTTTGGAACTGATGTCAGGACACTGTTTCGATCTTCAGGTGCTTCTGCTCTTGAAAAAGCAGCTAGCTTTGGAGAACTTAGTTTGCTAAATCCTATTCTGGTTCACTGTAAAAACTCAGGCAAGCCCTTTTATGCGATTCTGCACCGCATTGATGTTGGATTAGTAATAGATTTGGAGCCTGTAAACCCAGATGATGTCCCCGTAACTACAGCAGGAGCTTTGAAATCTTATAAGCTAGCAGCTAAAGCCATTGCAAAATTGCAATCTCTGCCAAGCGGAGATATATCATTGTTATGTGATGTATTGGTTAGAGAAGTGAATCATTTGACAGGTTACGATCGTGTTATGGTTTACAAATTCCATGAGGATGAACATGGGGAAGTAGTTGCTGAATGCCGTATGCCTGAACTAGAACCTTATCTTGGCTTGCATTATCCTGCTACAGATATACCACAAGCTTCAAGATTTCTCTTCATGAAGAATAAGGTTAGGATGATATGTGATTGCTCAGCTCCACCAATTAGGGTGCTTCAAGATCCAAAATTGTCTCAGTCGCTGAGCCTTGGTGGATCCGCATTAAGAGCTCCCCATGGCTGTCATGCACAATACATGACCAACATGGGTACTATTGCATCTATGGCGATGTCTGTGATGATTAATGAGGAAGATGATGAGTTGGATAGTGACCAGCAAATGGGAAGAAAACTGTGGGGTTTGGTAGTTTGCCATCACAGTTGTCCTAgatttcttccttttcctttgaGATACGCATGTGAGTTCTTGGTTCAAGTTTTCAGTGTTCAGATCAATAAGGAAGTGGAAGTGGCAGCTCAACTTAGGGAAAAGCAGATACTACGAACTCAAACTGTTCTTTGCGACATGCTTCTAAGATATGCTCCCTTGGGGATTGTCACTCAGTCTCCTAATGTTATGGACCTTGTAAGGTGTGATGGGGCTGCACTTTACTACAGAAACAAACTTTGGTTGCTTGGTGTTACCCCTACGGAGTCCCAAATCAGAGATTTAGCTGAATGGCTTTATGAATCTCATGGTGATAGCACAGGTTTAAACACGGATAGCCTCATGGACGCAGGCTACCCAGGTGCTTCTGTGCTCGGTGATGCGGTATGTGGAATGGCTGCTGTAAAAATAACTTCAAAAGATTTCCTCTTCTGGTTCCGCTCCCACACAGCTAAAGAGATCAAGTGGGGTGGTGCAAAACATGTTCCTGGAGACGAGGATGAAGGAAGAAAAATGCACCCAAGGTCATCATTTAAAGCCTTTCTGGAGGTTGTTAAACGGCGGAGCCTGCCTTGGGAAGACGTGGAAATGGATGCCATCCATTCCCTGCAGCTGATATTGCGAGGATCTTTGCAAGATGAGGTTGATGATTGTTCTAAAATGATTGTGAATGTCCCTGCTGTAGATACCAGTATAGATAGAGTGGATGAACTTCGTATTGTCACAAACGAAATGGTTCGTCTCATTGAGACAGCATTAATACCCATTTTGGCTGTTGATACTTCAGGCCATATCAATGGATGGAACTCTAAAGTTTCTGAGCTAACTGGATTGCCAGTAGAGAAAGCTTTAGGTGTACCCTTGGTTGATTTGGTTATTGATGGTACAACAAGCGCAATTAAAGGTGTTCTCTCCCTCGCTTTGCAAG GCAAGGAggagaaaaatatagaaattaaacTAAGAACATTTGGTCCTCAAGGAAATGTCGAATCAATTACGATAGTGGCTAATGCCTGCTGTAGTCGAGACGTAAAACAAAACATTGTTGGAGTTTGCTTTATTGGGCAAGATGTTACTGGGTTAAATCTGATTAAGGACAAATATAGCCGCATTCAAGGTGATTATGTTGGAATTGTCCGCAGCCCATCTCCTTTAATTCCTCCAATTTTTGTGATGGATGAACATGGAAGATGTGTAGAATGGAATGATGCTATGCACAAGTTAACTGCGTTGAAGAGGGAGGAGGTCATTGATCAAATGCTTCTTGGTGAAGTTTTCACAATCAATAACTTCGGTTGCAGGGTGAAAGATCAAGACACATTAACCAAGCTTAGGATATTATTGAATAGAGTAATTTCTGGTGAGGAAGGTGAGAAATTGTTTTTCGGGTTATTTAATAAACAGGGTAAGTATATTGAAGCCTTAATCTCTGCGAATAAAAGGGTTGATGCCGATGGTCGGATAACTGGGGTCTTGTGCTTTCTTCATGTTCCTAGTCCAGAACTTCAATATGCAATGCATGTGCAAAAAATGTCAGAACAAGCTGCTGAAAATAGTCTTAAAAAGTTGGCCTATGTCCGTCTTGAACTAAAAAACCCTTTAAATGGGATAAACTGCATACAGGATCTGCTGAAATCTTCCGATTTAAGCAAGGAGCAAAAGCATTTGCTGAAGACAAGCACAATGTGTCAAGAACAAATAGCCAAGATCATTGATGACACTGATATTGAAAGTATTGAGGAATG CTATATGGAAATAAACTCTTGTGAGTTCAATCTTGGCGAAGTTGTTACAGTGGTCATTAATCAAGTTATGATTCTAAGTCAGGAGCGCAAGGTTCAGGTCACATGGGACTCACCTGTAGAAGTATCACAGTTGTACCTGATTGGCGACAATTTAAGGCTTCAACAAGTCCTTTCTGATTTTCTGACCACAGCTATCCTCTTTACTCTTCCCTTTGAAGACTCGTCTGTGCATTTAAGAGTAATTCCAAGGAAGGAACGTATAGGGACGAGGATGCACGTCATGCATCTTGAATTTCG